The sequence GTGATCTTtcaaattcctttttctcAGCTGCTCGATATAATAGTGTTTGATCTCCAACCCAACTTGCTGGGTATATAAATTCTGTCACGTCCAAAATATGCAACGAATAAGAACAAGTTCAGCAAATTTATCTAACACAAAATTATATCAAAcatgatataaaaataataataagacaTAACTAACCAAATCCTTCATTTGTGTCAATGCACCTGCTGTACCCTCCTATTGGATAAAGCACATCCAGCTTGAGACTCCTACTACTTTCTGGCGACAACCCCAGAAGAAAACTTGTGGTTCCCACAAAATTGGCACCAAGGACAACCAACGAAGCTGACCCTAAACCAACAAGAAGCCGCCGCCTAAAGCCGGACTCTAGCGGTGCAAATTGGTCTGCCAGAGGCCTTTCTTTCCAGTTGCCGCCGGAGGATTGTATGGTGATGCATCTCTGGTTGAAGCATGCATGTTTGCATGCATGAAAGTAGTGTGGCAATGTCGGCAttgttttatcttttgttGAAGCACTACTAGTTCAAGCCATATTATATCCAACCAAACGAGTGGTGGTGGTAGCGGGTACTCGTACGACATGTCGTAAAAATAGTGGAATTCAGCACCCCACCCTTCTTTTCAGTCAAACAGCACCCCGTTTTAAACACACGTCTTCTCATGGTGAATAACACTTTTACCCACATGTCGTACGTTAAAAACTTACCCACATAGATGAAATGCTTTAGAAAGAAGATCAAAACAGTTCATTTCTGTTtgatgaaactgaaaaattaCCACTGGATCTCATAACATCTGAAATTCTagtacaaaattttaaagctAACACTATTCTTCACGCTTGCTTCTCAATTAAACCTTTGCATTCTTAGGTGATCATCATCAATTCCTCCGAACCCCAACTGGtcttgctgctgctgctgatgctGGTCATGTTGCTCTTTTTGTTGACCATGAAAATCTTCTGGTCTATTGACATTTGCTGACCCTCCGAtccccaaaaagtcaaccgTCAACGTATCCCCTCCACTCACATTAGTACCCCTCAACCCAAATTTACTTGAATTTCCATTATTGTCCTGCTCCATGTTCTTCAACAAGCCATTGTTTTGATGAGGATCGAATAAAAGCCCGCCATACATCCCCATTTGGGCATAATTATTAGCACCAAAAAACGAGTTCTCTAATTGTGGACTAACATTGACATTATGATGATCTCTGTGCTGCATGAAGGGGTTCACATTGTACCCACCGGTAGTAGTCGTACCATATGTTGAGGGTGCCATGCTTGTGATTGTTGTACCGCTAGGGCTAGGGCTAGTGCTGCTCATGGTTGCACCCATTTGCGCAGCTTTCTGGAGCAGCTCCGTGGCAGACAAGTGGCCTGATGAGCTGGGGATCAGGCCATGCCCGCGACTTAATTCGAAGAGCagtggtgatggtgatgatgaagaagtgttgttgttgttatttagGCTTCTTGGTAACATGTCTAAGGGTTTTGAGGACATTGGCAAAGGTTGTTGGGGCACTAAGGATAAAGGGATTTTGGTATCAAAATTATGGTTGAATTGATCAGATGTTGTGCTTGATCTTGTTGATGGATTGTTGGTGGttttgttgctgttgttgatGGAGGAAGGGCTGATGAGGTCGCTGTTGGAAACTTGACCTTGTAAGATTGGTGCTCCATTGTTAATATTGTTGGACATTAACACTCCTTGGTTTGCTGTGTTATTTTCTTCAGCTATGGCATCACAGAAAGCTCTGTGGGTGATAAAACTATCTCTTCTGCACAATATAGAGAACACTAACAGTTATCAATTTGAGTTCAGAGACTTCCTCCAACAAAATAGAA comes from Prunus dulcis chromosome 6, ALMONDv2, whole genome shotgun sequence and encodes:
- the LOC117629613 gene encoding zinc finger protein GAI-ASSOCIATED FACTOR 1-like, with translation MSIITGSAAGSFSSGNTGGEEVQQQQQQELLNHANFHGSNSFLSTTPPNINSNGTQPKQPPQVKRKRNLPGTPDPSAEVVALSPKTLMATNRFVCEICKKGFQRDQNLQLHRRGHNLPWKLKQRTSTEIIKRVYVCPEPSCVHHDPSRALGDLTGIKKHFCRKHGEKKWKCDKCSKKYAVQSDWKAHSKTCGTREYKCDCGTIFSRRDSFITHRAFCDAIAEENNTANQGVLMSNNINNGAPILQGQVSNSDLISPSSINNSNKTTNNPSTRSSTTSDQFNHNFDTKIPLSLVPQQPLPMSSKPLDMLPRSLNNNNNTSSSSPSPLLFELSRGHGLIPSSSGHLSATELLQKAAQMGATMSSTSPSPSGTTITSMAPSTYGTTTTGGYNVNPFMQHRDHHNVNVSPQLENSFFGANNYAQMGMYGGLLFDPHQNNGLLKNMEQDNNGNSSKFGLRGTNVSGGDTLTVDFLGIGGSANVNRPEDFHGQQKEQHDQHQQQQQDQLGFGGIDDDHLRMQRFN